The DNA region GCTTCAGATAACTGGGCAACATTTGTTACCTGTTCGTTGACTTCAGCAGCTACAGCGCTATTAGCAGCGAAAAATGCAGCAGCTAAAACAACCGGACTAACCTTACAAAGATTCCAGAATGCTTTTTTCATGTTATTTAGTTTCACTCACACCTACATAATCCAGTCACGATAAAATGCTTAAAACACGTTACTTTCAGGAATTTCACACACAATCACGGTCATGATTATACCTTTATACTGTGATAAATACAAGCCCTTTAATATAGTGCTGAACTATAATTTTGAATTATTTTATTTGGTAGCCGCAAAATAATGCGGCGTTTGTGACGTAAAACTGTTCCTTCTTCCTCCAACTGTTGTAGGAGCCGAGTAACTGTTACTCGCGTGGTATTTAACACTTCAGCAATATCTTGATGAGTAACATTTAGATCAATTAGCTTACCCTTGTCTATATCACGTCCAAATTTTTCACTTAACCACACTAAAAACTGCCATAAGCGTAGCGAAATTGGTTTTCGATGCACAATGCTTAGTAGATTTTCTGACTGTTGAATATGAGACAACAAAGCATTAATATCTTGATGCCACAAATGAGGTGGCACAATGCTTATTTCCACGCCTGTGAGACATTGAATCTGATAGGGCTTGACCCTAGACAAAGGATAGCCAATCAGATCCCCTAGTCCCCAATAACCGAGAGTGATGAATGTTCCATCTTCACTCCAAGTTAAGGTACGAACTGCACCGTGTTCAATCCGCCAAAGTACATCATTTTGAAACGGAATTACTTCCCTACGGGTAAATATCTGCTGGGGTAATTGTCCACCCAAAGCAGAGCTATTTGACAAGGCAGAATTTGAAGTAGGAGTTGTGGAATATATCATTAACCGTAACTACATAATTATCAGGGAATCTCGCTATTTACAATCATTAAGAAACTCTAATAATTTGTATCTACTACCTATATAATTGGCAGTGTATTCTTCTCAATTAGAGCTAGAGACTAACTCAATTTTTTTTTCTGTAAACAACTTATAGAATGAGGTATTTACAGCAGATTTCAAGGAAAGTGTTGTACACAAGCTAAGTCCCAAAGCCAGATATAAAGCCTGTTTTACTTCTTAATTCTGACGAAGGCGGAGCGTCTCCGACTTTGCTCCTGAATTCTGAATTTTGCTGTATCAGTAAGATAGACCGGAATTTTTTAGTTGTTTACCCGTTACTTTAATTGTGCAAGTTTAAGAATAGGTAAGCTTTTAGTAAAATATTTAATTAACTTACTTTTAAGTATTTAATATTTTCTTAAGATTCAGGAGATATGTAGGCACAAATATAGGAATGGGCTTTTCGGCCCACCCTACAAAAGTTATATTTAATTCGATTATGCAAATTAGATGTTTTTTAGCTTACTAAGTCGCTTGAGTCATCAGTCTTTGTTTGTAGAGGTAGTGGCTAAAGCCTGTAGACTCATGAACCGTCAATTAAGAGCGTTGACCAGTGACAATATATGCTACCCTTTGACCGATATTAGTGGCATGATCTGCCATGCGTTCCAGACAACGAATTGCTAGCGCTAGCAGTACAATTGGCTCGACTACACCAGGCACATCGCGTTGTTGGGCTAAAGTCTGATAAACGCGATCATACGCATCGTCTACAGTATCATCTAAGCGCTTTAAACGGCGTCCACCAGCTTCATCTAAATCTCCCAAAGCCTTCAAGCTAGTTGCTAGCATTGACTGCGCGTGAAGGGACATAGCTTCAATGTCGGGCATTGACGAATGAGGCGCGTAAGGAAAAATTTTAATCGCAATCTCAGCTAAATCCTCAGCATAATCGCCAATGCGCTCTAAATCGCGCACCAGCTGCATAAAGGCACTTAAACAGCGCAAATCTTGAGCCGTAGGCGCTTGTAGCGTCATAATCGCCGTACAGTCTGATTCGATTTGACGATAAAAGCGATCAATCTTTTTATCTAATCGCGGAAGTTCCTCAGCTGCTGTTAAGTTACGAGCAAATAACGCTTGGTGACTGAGGCGAAATGATTGTTCTACCAAAGCACCCATGCGTAAGACATCCCGTTCTAAGCGCCTAATGGCGCGTGCAAGTTCGGGTCTTTGAGGATTAGAACTGTAATGGACAGCTTTCACACTTGTTATCTCAAAGGTGAAGATTACTATTAACTATAGTCTTGGCTTAAAGAGTTTGCCATAACTTCACAAAATTGGAGTTGCATCCACGCACCACCAGTTTCTGGATGGTTCATAGCTTTGATTGAACCACCGTGGGCGAGAATAATTTGCTCAACGATCGCTAATCCTAATCCATTGCCAACGATCGCCCCTATGGAGTTACCATCTTGTGGGGAATGGGTTCGCGCTTTATCTCCTCGATAAAATCGCTCAAAAACATGGGGTAAATCTGCCTCAGAAAATCCGACTCCAGAATCAATAAGATTTATTTCGAGAATTGGGGAAGCAGCATCATTATCCTTTGTTGATAAAATTTTCGCTTCAATGTGAATATTTGTACTAGGAGGACTGTACTTAATACTATTGTCTAGCAAGTTGAGAAAAACCTGGTACATACGGGCTTGATCTGCCTTAATCCAAAGATTTTCTGGGCCAGAATAAGAAAGAGACAGATGTTGACGCACTGCTAAGGGTTCTAGTGTTTCCCAAACTGATGTAATTAGCGATCGCAATTCTACAGCTTTGGCTTGCAATTGCATGTTTGGGTTTGCTTCCATTTGGGTGAGGTCTAGCCAGCTTTGCACCAAGTTAATCAGTCGGTCAACTTCTTGCATTAGGCGGTTAACCCAGCGATTTAAAGGTGGTTCCAAGCGAATTTGTAAAGTTTCCGCAACCAAGCGAATCGAGGTTAGTGGCGTTCTGAGTTCGTGTGCTAGATCAGAAAAATAGCGATCGCGTACTTGATTTATATCTAATAGGGGTTGACGATTTTCTAAAAATACTCCCACTTGTCCATTGGGTAAAGGCAAGCTAGATGCTCGTAAAGCCAAAGATTTTATTGTTGCCATCTCTGCGGCATCATCACAAGATGGATGAAATATCCATTCTCCCATCTGTGGTTTTTGCAAATCACGAGTTTGCTCAATTAAATGGTCAAGTTCATAAGACCTTACCAACTCCAGTAACAAGCGCACCTGTTCTGGTTGCCAGTGCAGATACAAAATTTCCTGCGCCTGTTGATTGCACCACAGCAGTTGATTTTCCTCATCCACCTGCAAATATCCTACTGGTGCAAAATCTAGCAGGTCTTGGTAAGTTTGCAACGACTGCTGCAAATCTTGTTGGTTCTGCTTCACCATTGCTATTTCCTGCCGCAACCCAGGAATCAGCAGCAGTCTCATCTTGTAAGAATGCGAGGTTAACGGCCGGAGTAAGCGCCCCAGGTAACGGTTAAGTTGAACCTGTTGCCAAACCCAAAACCCAATGCCTACCGCTAAACCCAGAAAAAATCCCAATAAAAGCATTTGAGTTGTTAGTTTTTTGGTGACTACTAAAAACTAACAACTATCCCAACTAATTATCCAAACCGATAGCCAAAACCTCGTACAGTCACAATATATTCGGGATGACTGGGGTCTTGCTCTAATTTTTCCCGCAACCACCGAATGTGAACGTCTACAGTTTTACTATCGCCAACGAAATCTGGCCCCCAAACCTGATCTAGCAATTGTTCCCGTGACCATACCCTGCGGGCGTAACTCATAAACAGTTCCAGCAAGCGGAACTCTTTGGGAGAAAGATTCACCTCTAGACCACGAACTAGCACGCGGCATTCTTGGGGATTCAAGGTGATATCCTTGAATTTTAATACTGGTACTTGTGGTAAATTACTTAGGCGTTGGCGGCGGAGTAAAGCACGACAACGAGCCACTAACTCTCGCATACTAAAGGGTTTGGTCAGGTAGTCATCTGCTCCTACCTCTAAGCCCAGCACGCGGTCAGTTTCACTACCCTTAGCACTCAGCATTAAAATTGGTACTGGGTTTCCTTGATGACGCAGCAAACGGCAAATATCTAGCCCATTGATTTGAGGCAGCATCAAATCAAGAATGAGCAAATCAAAGGGAAGTTCCCCCGAATTGGTTTCAAAACTTTTGAGATACTCTATAGCAGACCGTCCATCGGGTGCTGTTGTCACCCCATAACCTTCCTCTTCAAGGGCTACAGCTAGCATTTCCTGGATTAATTCTTCATCTTCTACTACTAGAATCCGGCTGGCTTGTCCAATGTCCGTTCTAGCAGAGTATTTGGTCGATTCAGTGGTATACATTGATATCACAAAAGTCTGGGACTGTGCTTGTATCAATTAGGATGATTAAATTTATTATCTAGCCTTACTGCAACTACGCTTCTACTAGGGTTGATTCTTTTAGATTTTCTTTACAAAAAGTAACATAAGCCACAGCACCTCCTAAATCAAAAATCACTATAGCCGCAAGCTTCTAATTATCTTGACAAGAGCAGATTAAATTGAGTATATTTACTTTAGTACAATAGTACTATAGCTCTCAAAGAGAAAACATAGCACTTTTCCTTTGTATGTAATACACTCCGACCTCTCTAGGTTTGAATCTTACTCCTCTTCTCTAGAAGGGAAGAGGCTGGGGGTTAGGTCACTATTGGACTCAACTGAGAAACGCTACATACCTGAAAAATATTATGTGGAAAATTCGTACTACCTAAGTGTCCTTTGCTGATCTTTCCGTATTTACACTGCGTTAAAAATGTTGATTTTAAAGCTATTCTGATGTCTGCATAGGGTAGTCATTGGTATGGCTTGCTACCCAATAAATCATTGCCTATTGAAGGGAGTTGGAAGATGACTACAGTTGGAGTCAAGGACAGCAAACAACAACTAATGCAAGCATTTCAACAAATTATTATCCAAAGAAAAAAGCTCGAATCCAAAATAGCAACTAAACAAGAGGAAGCAGAAAAGGCAAAAAGTCAAGAAATTCTACAAGTAGCTTCTGCATATACAGTTGATAGTATTGTCAAAGGTTTAGCTGATTTACAATTGGAGTTTGGCAGTATTCTCAATGGATTATCTGAAAAACTAGCTCAGGAAAATTCCAAGTTAGATGAATTGAACCGAGCTATAGAAATTGAAACTCAACGCCTACAAGAGCTTCAACAAATCAGAGTTGTAGCGGATACTCTAGACATTTTAAGTCAAGAACACCAAGAAAAATTAAAAACCCTAGAACAAGATACTATCAGCAAAAGAGAAACACTAGAGAAAGAAATTACAATCAGACGGAAAGAATGGCAAAAAGAGCAAGCAGAGTATGAAGATAAACTCCAAGCATATAATGATTTATTAGCTAAAGATCGCCAGCAAGAGCAAGAAGAATATCAGTATAAATTAGAGACTGATCGTAAACTAAATACAGATAGCTACGAAGCGATAAAACGCCAACAACAAAGGGAAATACAAGAAAATTATCAAAAGAAAGAGAAAGATTGGGCAGAACGAGAAAAGATATCCACAGAACGTCAACCACTGTTTGCAGATTATGAACAAAAGGTAACTAAATTTCCTAGCGAACTGGAAGAAGCTGTTAAGAAAGCTAGGGAAGAGGCAATTAAAGAAACCAGCCAAAAAGCTAAAATTGAGGCTGATTTATTTGAAAAAGAATGGGAAGCTAATAAACAAAGTTATGAACAAAAAATTCAATCTCTGGAAGAAACAATTAAAAAACAGTCTGAACAAATAGAAGGTATTTCTGCTCAATTGCAAACTGCATTAAAACAAGCACAAGACTTAGCTATGAGGGCTTTTGGTAGTTCTAATCCTAAGTAGTTATTAGTCTGTAGCATCTTAATCATTTTGAATTCCTGAAGAGGAGGTTTGTTGTGGTGGTAAAAAAGCCGACTGATAAGAATACTAAAGTAGAAATTCTTCAGGCGTATGAGGAGTTAGCTAAAGAAAAAGCAGCGCTGAAATCGCAACTCGAACAAGTTGCAAAAGAAAACCAGTCTGGAACTCAAGAACAGCCTAAATTAGAACAAAAAACAGCTATGACTCAGCTTTCTAGTGTCCAACAGAAGATGAACAATACAATTGAAAGCTTGGCGAAGATTCAATTAGGTTTTGGCAGTGCTGCTAATGAATTATCAGAACAGCTAACCACAAAGGCTTCTAAGTTAGAAGAAATCAGGCGAACTTTAGAAGAAGAAATTCAACAATTAACACAACTACACAATTTAGAAATTTCTGATAATATTTTGGATACTCTTATCCAAGCTTATGAAGATAATACTAAAGCTTATCAAGAAGAATATAGCCAGCGTTCTGAAGTGTTATTTCAAGAAATATTAGAGCAAAGGAATACTTGGGGAAAAGAACAAGAGGAACACCAACAAGCGATAAAAGAACGGAATGAAAACTTGAATAAAACTCGGCAACGCGATGCGTCAGAGTATAAGTATAATTTAGAACTTCAGCGACAATTGCAAAGTGACGAATACGAACAAGAGCAGAAAACGCTGTATAAGCAACTGGAAGAATTACTACAAGAAACAGAAAAACAGTGGGCTGAACGGGAGAAAGCAATTTCTGAGAGAGAAAAACAATTTGAAGAATTAAAAGCAAAGGTAGAGGCTTTTCCGAAAGATAAGGAAGCAGCTATCAAAAAAGCTACAGAAGAAGGCAAAGGCATTGCCCACTACCAAGCTAAAGTAAAATCAGATTTATATTCTAAAGAAGTGGAAGGGCAAAAGCGTTTCTATGAACAAAGACTGCAATCTCTCGAACAAACTATTACTAATCAAGAGACGCGGATTCAAAATCTTTCTAAACAACTCGAATCTGCCCTGAAACAAGTTCAAGATTTGGCAGTTAAAGCTATTGAAGGTACTTCAAATGTTAATTCATACCAGGCTATTAAAGAAATAGCTTTAGAACAGGCAAAAACTCAAGCGAAAAATAAATAAGCTTATTTATTTTTGATGAAAATTGTAGAGATTTAATTTAAATTAAGTCTCTACTGGGAACTATACAGGTTCTCGGTTGAGTAGGTAGAGAACCCCACCCCCAACCCCCTCACCGCTCTTCGAGAGCTTGCTCTGATGTCACTTATATATGATTAGGAAACGCTATATAATACTTTTTATTCAGTTTTGTTTGGTTTTTTGATGTCTGCGGGAGGCTGTGGTTTTTTCTTCTTTGTTCCGATAGCTTGTGTTTGCTTAAATGCTTGATTGGAATTTTGTTTTTGACTAGACATAATACTAAATTTTAAAATTTACTACAATATTACCTACATCACAGATATTGTTGATTACAGAAATATATCACAGAAAATTTGAGTTTAACTAGAAAAGGTTAGTAAATAATGTTACATCTGTAGGAAGCTTCACTTTTAACGAAATAAATATAAATCTTAATATAGGAATCATATTTGACGGTGCATCTGTGCGTTCATTCCATCAAAATCAAGCGCAGAGGATCTAAACGCACATACCAAGGAAAAGCTTGGTCTTTCATAGTCGCCCATTTTTCTTTAAAAACTTCAGCTTGCAGATGATAATCTTGAGAATTCTTGCTAGCCGAATGTAGTTTGAGAAACAACGTCATCCGGTGAGGCGTTTCACTTGTTCGCACTAACCAGCAGGGAAAAGTATTTTCCTGTGATGAGTCATTGGTAAAAATGAACTGATGGGCACGAATGCCGATGTGGGATAATTCGCTCTTGACTGGTTCAATAACTTTCAGGCTACAACCCCAATCAATCGCTTCCACTTGTTGCGATGACTGAGGAATAAGGCGGGAGAAGTTTTTACATCCGGTAAGTTGGGCGACACTAACAGTACTAGGATGCTGGAAAATATCATGTTTTGAACCATAATGAACGGCTCTACCATGCTCCAATACTAATAGATTCGGGCAAATCCGATAAGCTTCTTCCATATTATGGGTGACAAATAGAGTCACACCTTGATAGCCAGCAAGAGTTTCTGTCATTTGCTGCTCTAATTGACTACGCAGATGGGTGTCAAGTGCTGAAAACGGCTCATCTAAAAGTAATGCTTCCGGTTGACTTGCTAGTGCTCTTGCTAAAGCCACCCGTTGTTGTTGACCTCCAGAAAGTTGGTGCGGATAGCGATCGCCTAATCCCTGCAACTGCATCGCTATTAGTTGCTCCTCAACCTGCACTTTAATACTCCCAGCCGATAGTCCTTTGGGCAAGCCAAAAGCGATATTTTGCGCCACACTCATGTGCGGAAACAGAGCATAATTCTGCACTAAAAAACCAATGCGGCGATCGCGGCTGGGTAAATTAATTCCTTGTTCTGAGTCAAACAGAACTCTGCCATTTAAAACTATGCGCCCGATTGTAGGCGTTTCTATGCCCGCAAGGCAACGCAAAATCATGCTCTTACCTGCACCAGAACCCCCCAATAATCCCAAGGGTTGCTCATCAGTAGTAAAAGCAACTTTTAAATCAAAGCTAGGAAGTATTTTTTCAATATTGACAAACAATCCACCAGATTCAAAGCTAGAGTCCGGGGTATAAATATTTTCTCCTCCTGCTCCCCCTGCTCCCCCCACTCCCCACTCCCCACTCCCTACTCCCCCCTTCTTCTCCTTCAATTCTTGCCAAAAGTTGACTGCAATAATTCCAGATAGAGAAATCACCATAATTGCGATCGCCCAGAACCACGCCTCATTCATTGCTCCCCCTTCCACAGCAAAATAAATCGCCATTGGGATTGTCTGCGTTTGTCCAGGAATGTTACCAGCCAACATCAGCGTAGCTCCGAATTCTCCCAAAGCACGGGCGAAAGCGAGCATTGTGGCGGCTGCAATTCCGGGTAATGCTAAGGGAAAACTGACGCGCCAAAAGATTGTGGTTTCTGTTGCACCAAGGGTTCTGGCTACTCGTAGCAAATTACCATCTATTTGTTCAAAAGCTCCTAATGTAGTTTTATACATTAAAGGGAAAGAAACTACGGTAGCTGCGATCGCTGCACCATACCAAGTAAAGACGATGGTGAAGTCAAAAGCCTCCATGAATTTCCCTACAGGGCCATTTTTGCCAAAAAATAGCAGCAACAAGAAACCGACAACCGTAGGTGGTAAAATCAGTGGCGCAATAAAGATACTCTCAATCAACGATTTACCTTTGCCACGATATCCCAGCATCCAGTAGGCAGCAGCGATACCCAAGAAAAATGTGATAAATGTAGCAAGTAATGAAGTTTTGAGTGATATCCAAAGAGGCGATAAATCCAATGGCATAGTTGCAGAGGGAAGAATTAGCTCAACTAATCCCTAATTTACCAACTTTAGTTAAAACATGTTGGTAAAAGTTGGTAGATTACATTTA from Nostoc commune NIES-4072 includes:
- a CDS encoding Crp/Fnr family transcriptional regulator, with the translated sequence MIYSTTPTSNSALSNSSALGGQLPQQIFTRREVIPFQNDVLWRIEHGAVRTLTWSEDGTFITLGYWGLGDLIGYPLSRVKPYQIQCLTGVEISIVPPHLWHQDINALLSHIQQSENLLSIVHRKPISLRLWQFLVWLSEKFGRDIDKGKLIDLNVTHQDIAEVLNTTRVTVTRLLQQLEEEGTVLRHKRRIILRLPNKIIQNYSSALY
- a CDS encoding winged helix-turn-helix domain-containing protein; this translates as MYTTESTKYSARTDIGQASRILVVEDEELIQEMLAVALEEEGYGVTTAPDGRSAIEYLKSFETNSGELPFDLLILDLMLPQINGLDICRLLRHQGNPVPILMLSAKGSETDRVLGLEVGADDYLTKPFSMRELVARCRALLRRQRLSNLPQVPVLKFKDITLNPQECRVLVRGLEVNLSPKEFRLLELFMSYARRVWSREQLLDQVWGPDFVGDSKTVDVHIRWLREKLEQDPSHPEYIVTVRGFGYRFG
- the phoU gene encoding phosphate signaling complex protein PhoU, with amino-acid sequence MKAVHYSSNPQRPELARAIRRLERDVLRMGALVEQSFRLSHQALFARNLTAAEELPRLDKKIDRFYRQIESDCTAIMTLQAPTAQDLRCLSAFMQLVRDLERIGDYAEDLAEIAIKIFPYAPHSSMPDIEAMSLHAQSMLATSLKALGDLDEAGGRRLKRLDDTVDDAYDRVYQTLAQQRDVPGVVEPIVLLALAIRCLERMADHATNIGQRVAYIVTGQRS
- a CDS encoding sensor histidine kinase, with amino-acid sequence MLLLGFFLGLAVGIGFWVWQQVQLNRYLGRLLRPLTSHSYKMRLLLIPGLRQEIAMVKQNQQDLQQSLQTYQDLLDFAPVGYLQVDEENQLLWCNQQAQEILYLHWQPEQVRLLLELVRSYELDHLIEQTRDLQKPQMGEWIFHPSCDDAAEMATIKSLALRASSLPLPNGQVGVFLENRQPLLDINQVRDRYFSDLAHELRTPLTSIRLVAETLQIRLEPPLNRWVNRLMQEVDRLINLVQSWLDLTQMEANPNMQLQAKAVELRSLITSVWETLEPLAVRQHLSLSYSGPENLWIKADQARMYQVFLNLLDNSIKYSPPSTNIHIEAKILSTKDNDAASPILEINLIDSGVGFSEADLPHVFERFYRGDKARTHSPQDGNSIGAIVGNGLGLAIVEQIILAHGGSIKAMNHPETGGAWMQLQFCEVMANSLSQDYS
- the modB gene encoding molybdate ABC transporter permease subunit; translation: MPLDLSPLWISLKTSLLATFITFFLGIAAAYWMLGYRGKGKSLIESIFIAPLILPPTVVGFLLLLFFGKNGPVGKFMEAFDFTIVFTWYGAAIAATVVSFPLMYKTTLGAFEQIDGNLLRVARTLGATETTIFWRVSFPLALPGIAAATMLAFARALGEFGATLMLAGNIPGQTQTIPMAIYFAVEGGAMNEAWFWAIAIMVISLSGIIAVNFWQELKEKKGGVGSGEWGVGGAGGAGGENIYTPDSSFESGGLFVNIEKILPSFDLKVAFTTDEQPLGLLGGSGAGKSMILRCLAGIETPTIGRIVLNGRVLFDSEQGINLPSRDRRIGFLVQNYALFPHMSVAQNIAFGLPKGLSAGSIKVQVEEQLIAMQLQGLGDRYPHQLSGGQQQRVALARALASQPEALLLDEPFSALDTHLRSQLEQQMTETLAGYQGVTLFVTHNMEEAYRICPNLLVLEHGRAVHYGSKHDIFQHPSTVSVAQLTGCKNFSRLIPQSSQQVEAIDWGCSLKVIEPVKSELSHIGIRAHQFIFTNDSSQENTFPCWLVRTSETPHRMTLFLKLHSASKNSQDYHLQAEVFKEKWATMKDQAFPWYVRLDPLRLILME